DNA from Gammaproteobacteria bacterium:
CGATGCGTAATCCCGACCATTACCTTTATGAGCTTGACCTGCCAAAGATCACTGAGGTGTGGCGACGTGGCAGCGTTGTAGCATCCTGGCTGCTGGATTTAACAGCAACGGCGTTGCAAGAAGATGCTGAGCTCCGTGAGTTTTCTGGACAAGTTTCGGATTCCGGTGAAGGACGTTGGACGGTATTAGCAGCGATTGATGAGGGTGTGCCAGCACCGGTGATCAGTGCGGCACTGTTTGCGCGTTTTGCATCACGGGGCAATGCCGATTATGCAGACAAGGTTTTATCCGCAATGAGAAAACAGTTTGGCGGTCATCATGAAAAAAACAAGGAAAGTTAAAATCGACAAGATTCATAAACGTACAACTGCCGCAGATGCGCTGGTGATTTTCGGTGTAACGGGTGATCTTGCGCACAAAAAAATATTTCCTGCATTATATGCAATGGCGAAACGCGGTGTTCTCAATGTTCCTGTCGTTGGCGTCGCCGTTTCAGATATCAGTTTGGCAGAACTGCGCAAACGCGTCGAAGAAGGTATTCATCAATCGACTACTGTTGATGATAAACAGGCTTTGCGTCATCTGCTTGCTTCGCTTCATTATGTTTCTGGTGATTATAATAATCTCGCTACCTTCAAAACATTGAGACAAGTGCTCGGCGATGTAAAGCATCCAGCACATTACCTTGCTATCCCACCGGAATTATTTGCTACGGTGATCAAGGGACTCGGCGCTAACGATCTAGTTGACAAGGCGCGAGTAATTGTGGAAAAACCCTTCGGGCGTGATCTGGCTTCTGCGAAACATTTGAATGACGTCGCGCGCTCCATGTTTCCGGAAGATTCTATCTTCCGTATTGATCACTATCTTGGAAAAGAAGCGATCATGAATATCCTTTATTTCCGTTTTGCCAATTCATTTCTCGAGCCGATCTGGAATCGTAACTGTATTGCCAGTGTGCAGATTACTTTGGCAGAAAATTTTGGCGTGAAAGATCGCGGCGCATACTACGAGAGTGCCGGTTGTTTGCGTGATGTCATTCAGAATCATTTGTTTCAAATAGTGGCATTGTTGGCGATGGAGCCACCCGCTTATCAAGGCTTCGATGCAGTGCAGGGTGAGAAAGTCAAAGTGTTTCAGGCGATGCGTCCACTCAAATCAGAGGATATGGTGCGAGGCCAATATGCTGGTTATCGCAAAGAAAAAGGCGTGGCAAAAAAATCGGATGTTGAAACATTTTGCGCGCTGCGTTTATTTATTGATTCATGGCGCTGGGAAGGAGTGCCATGGTATCTGCGTTCCGGTAAATGTCTGGCGGAGTCCGTCGCAGAAGTGTTGGTGGAATTAAAACCACCCCCACAGAAATTATTCGATGACTCATCCTCGCCGGGCACGCGAGCGAATTATTTGCGTTTTCGAATCTCTCCTAATTCTGCTGTTGCTCTAGCGGCGCGCGTTAAACGTGCGGGTAAGGATTTTGTCGGTGATCAGCGTGAACTTTATTTACTGGATGAGCAGATGGAACAACAAAGCGCATATGAGCGTTTGTTGAGTGATGCAATGGCAGGTGATGGCGCTCTCTTTACGCGAGAAGATGCGGTGGAAGCGGCCTGGACTGTGGTCGATCCTGTTTTAAAAAACCTTCCCGCCCTTCATCGCTACAAATCAGGTAGTTGGGGGCCAAAGCAGGCAGACACTCTGATTGCAGGGCATGGAAAGTGGTGCAATCCACTGGTAGTGAAAACAGTAAAATAATCCCAGCAACATACTGACGGCAATCACCTGCTTGTATTCTGCTTATCTGAACTCAGGCAGATGATGTTTGCGACAGGGTAAGTTCTACATGATGAATCTGCTGGTCATCCACCAGTGGGATGTATGCTGATTCCAGCGCCACACCGTCCAGTGTTAAACCGGTGCCACTCAGCTCAGTGTCAGCAGAAATCTGGGTCACGACGATTTGATATTGAGTGCTGCCAAAACGATATGTGATCGAGTACGTGGTCCAATTTGCCGGCATGCGAGGGATGAGCCGCAGCTGATTTGCCTCTCGCGTCAATCCCAATAGCGATTCCAAAATCAAGCGGTAGAGCCAGCCCGCTGAACCCGTATACCAAGTCCAGCCTCCACGACCCATGTGGGGTGCAATCGCGTAGATATCCGCAGCCACAACATAGGGTTCAACCTTGTAAGTCGATACTTCCTGTGTACTGCGGCTGTGATTGTGAGGATTGATCAGATCCATCAGCTCCCAAGCGCGGCGGTTATCACCCATCTCAGCAAAAGCCATAGCAGCCCAGATCGCGGCGTGGGTGTATTGGCCACCATTTTCACGCACACCGGGAACGTAACCTTTGATGTATCCGGGGTTCATCGCGGAACTGTCGAATGGCGGCGCTAGCAACTTGATCAGTTTGTCGTCTCTGCGTACCAGATGATGATCCAGTGAATCCATTGCCTGTCGTGAGCGTTCGTTGTCCCCTGCGCCGGACAGCACCGACCAGCTTTGAGCAATAGAATCAATGCTGCATTCAGGATTCGTTGCTGAACCCAGTGGCGTGCCATCGTCAAACCAAGCTCGGAGATACCAAGCTCCATCCCAGCCGTGTTGTGCCAAATTTTCACGCAGCTTTTCCGCTTCAGAAATACAGCGTTCGGCAAACACCGGATCGGCGTGCAGATGGGCGATGTCGGCAAAACGTTGCAATACCTGGTACAGAAAAAATCCCAGCCATACGCTCTCGCCCACGCCTTTGATACCGACCTGACTCATGCCATCGTTCCAGTCACCAGAACCCATTAATGGCAAGCCTTTTTCCCCGAAACGCAGCCCATGCAGAATAGACACCACACAATGTTGATAAAGGCTGACACTCTCATGACTGGTAGTGGGCAGATCGTAATAAGATTCCTCAGCTTCCTCTAAAGCGCGACCTTCAATGAACGGAATCATTTCGTTCAACACGTCGGTGTCACCCGTGCCTAGGACATAGCGGCAAGTGGCTAATGGCAGCCACAGGTAATCGTCTGAGCAGCGGGTACGCACGCCACGTCCGACAGGTGGATGCCACCAGTGCTGTACGTCTCCCTGTGGATATTGGCGCGCAGCACACTTTAGAAGCTGTCGGCGCAGCAGATCCGGTTGAGTGTGTAGCAATGCCATTGCGTCCTGTAACTGGTCTCGGAATCCGAAAGCGCCCCCGGATTGATAGAAACCACTACGAGCCCAGAGACGACAAGCTAAAGTCTGATAAACCAACCAGCCATTGGCGAGTACGTTCAAGGACGCATCGGGCGTGTTAATTTGCACGGTACCCAAAGTGTGTGACCAGAACTGCTGTACTTTCCTCAGTGCTGCGTGAGCCGATCCTGGTTGACGCAGCTGTTGTGCCAGGACGCGAGCCGATTCCACATCATGCCCAGCGCCTAATCGAAAAATGATTTTCCGTTCTTGTCCGTCGGCGAGTTCGAAGGGTACCTGAATGGCGCCACAAGGATCGAGTGCTGCTCCAACACGGCCGGACAACTGTGCCCGCGTCATAGCATCGGGGTGATGCAAGGTGCCGTTGCGGCCGATAAATTCAGTGCGATCACCGGTCAGCGTGCGAGCCAAGTCGTCTACATCGAAGAATGCCACTCGGCCTCCAAACTCGGGGTTGTACGCATTGCGTGCGAACAATGCGCCGCTGAGATCAATTTCAGTAACAACATGCATGGCCGTTTTCTGCCGCAATTCACCCAAAATCCATTCCACATAGCCGGTAGCTGACAAATGTCGCATGCGACCAGAATTGTTGCGCACCTTCAATACTGAGAATTTGACTGCTGCTTCCAAATCCACGTACACGCAAAGCTCGGATTGAATGCCCTCTTCAGAGTGTTCGAAAATGCTGTAACCAAAACCGTGACGGGTTACATAGGGCGTGGCACCTTGGCAGGGCATGGGCGAAGGCGACCAGAAATGACCACTGTCCTCGTCACGAAGGTAAAACGCTTCGCCACCAGAGGCGCCTACGCAATCTCCTCCGCTCCAAGGTGTCAGCCTGAATTCATGGGCGTTCTCACTCCAGGTGTAGGCCAGACCACTTTCGGTCACTACGCTACCGAATTGATCGTTGGCGAGTACATTCACCCAAGGCAAGGGGGTCTGGTTGGTCAATGTGGTCGTGATGATGTATTCGCGACCATCGCTACTGAATCCCCCCAGGCCGTTATCTAGCTGTAGTTCCTCGCCGGAGTTTTCCAAAGTTGCTGGGGTTGCAGGCGGGAAATTATGGGTGATGGCCAGTGGTGCAACGGATTTTTTAACCAGCAGGCGCCGGTTAAGTTGTTCCGACAGAGTACCTCGGGTATCGGAAATGATAATGCGGGCAACTGCCTGTAATAGGATTCGATCCTCACTGGAAATCTGTTCGGCGTAGTGCACGAAGATTCCACCAGGGCGGCCAATGGAATGGGCTTCTGTGCCAGTGGCAATGAGTCCCATGATTTGATCTTGCAGATGTTGCCGGTAGCTCATGTGATCTTGATTCCAGATCACTAAATCCACATCAAGACCTTTCAAACGCCAATAGGCATGGCATTGAATCAGTTGCCGCGCTATTTCAATATGATCGCTATTGGCAATTTTCAATAAGACGATGGGCAGGTCGCCGGAAATGGCATAACCCCACAAGCTGGATTGACCGCGTCGATTCTGCATCAGCACCGCGGTGTCCGCGCGCAAGCCAGCATTGGCATACAGTATAGAACTAGCGAGGCGACGATAAAGATTGGCATCGGCTTCGCTGGCATTAATCTGTCGTAAGGTCACACCGCTGTGGGTCAAAGCCAGACCCAGTCCCCGGTTTGCCAAATGTCGATCCTGGTATTTTGCAACCAGAGCGAGACATGCTTCTCGGCTGTCAGCCATGCCGGTCACAATGTCTAGGGTGACCATTTGATCCGCTTCCAAAGTGACCGGACAGCGAATAGCGACAATTGGATCAAGCACAGAACCTGCACTGCCGGATAGTTCGCCGAGTTCGGTCATGGCCAGGGGTGACACCAAAGTACGGCCACGGCCAATAAACTCTAGGCGGTCAGTCGTGCTGGAAAGTACGCCGATACTCCCGTTGTTATCATTATCATTACGATGGGTGGCCAGTAGATGAAACATCCACGGCGCTTTTTCTTCAACAGAACGGGGTCGTCGGGTACACAGTATTGCGTGACCACCCGGCAGGATTTCTGTTTGTACGAACAAGTTGCTGAACGACGGCTGCGTCATATCTGCCGCAGGCAGAGCCATGACCACTTCAGCATAAGTAGTAAAGTCGAGTGTGCGATAACGATGGGAATGATTGGTGATGCGTACTCTTCGCAGTTCGATGTCGTCTTCCGGCGATACCACGATGTCGGAATAGGTTTCGATATCATGATCACGGCGACAGTACTCAGCGCGTCCTTCAGAAAATAGGACACTGTAAGTCTGAGCTCGTTTGAGCGTGGGCTGATGCGTGGCAGACCAGATGTCGCCGTCGGCGATATCGCGCAGATAAATGAACGTGCCCCAGTTGTCGCAAGTGCTGTCCTCACGCCAACGGGTTACTGCCAGATCTTTCCAGCGACTATAACCACCACCGGCATTAGTGAGCATGACGTGGTAACGCCCATTGGACAACAGCTGCACTTCTGGCGTGGGCGTATCTGCGCCGATAGGCGTATGTGCAGAGGTTTTCCCTTCCTCGAACATGGCACTGCCTTCAGCGTGTTCATCAATGTGCGGTTGAAATATTGAAATCTTGGGTGTCCGTTCCTGCAGTAGCAAGAGCGCGGATTGGAGCAGCGGGTCGGATTCGAAACGCCGTTGCATGGGCTGGCCCAGTAAGCGAAAAGCCAGTGCCAGCAGGCTCATGCCCTGATGATGCGCCATAAACGAACGCACTATTGCACTGGTCTTGCCACGAATGAGTCGCGATGGCGTGTAGTCAATGGCTTCATACATACCATAGCGCCCTTCCAGCCCGCTTGCCGCTAACCTTTGCAAATTTGTACACGCAGCTTCCGGAGCTACCATCAGTGCTAGCACCGAGGCATAAGGTGCGATCACCAAATCCTCTGCGAGTCCTCGCTTGAGTCCCAAACCAGGCACACCGAAAGCGTGGTACTGGTAATTGAGGCTGGCGTCGACCGTGTTGTAGCCGGATTCCGACACCCCCCAAGGCACACCACGTTGTTGACCGTAGGCAATTTGCCGAGCCACAGCAACGCGACAAGTCTGGTACAACAAGGTGCCCGCATAAGTGGGCATTACCAGCATTGGCATGAGGTATTCAAACATCGAGCCGCTCCAAGACACTAGCACGGGCTCTCTACTGCCTGCGGTGGTTAGAAGTCGGCTCAGTGCAAACCAGTTTTCTTGCGGAAGCTGGCCTTGTGCGATCGCGATAAAACTACAAAGACGCGCTTCCGATGCCAATAGATCATAGAAGCTCGTATCACGCTGGTTTGTATCGACGTTGTAGCCGATAGCGAGCAAATGCTGGGTACGGTCATAAAGGAATTCATATTTCATCGTGGCAAATCCGAAAGCCCGTTGTGCTAACCGTTCGCTGAGAATGATGCGTTGCTTGGCGTATTCGGCACCCGTAATAGTCAGATCACGCAGAGCTATTAACCAACGATTTTCGTCAGTTGACATTGCTGTTTGCAAACGGGTATCTATGGCGGCTAATTGTTCAACACTACGTGTTGCCAGTTGACGCAAGGTTGGAATATCAGTGTTATTCACAAACTGTATTAGGCTAGTAGGGGCAACTGGCAGGCTTAGCCAAGGTGCAAGAGAACGTATTTCTATAATCGCTGCGTGACATTGCTGTTGCAAATCTTCGACCCAGCTATAGGCATCGCTATTAATAATGTCAGTGTGAGGCTCTGTCTGGAACTGAGAGAACAGTTCATTTGCGCAGCGAGACAATGGTGTTAGTAGCTGTACAGTTTTTATAAGATTCGCCGGGGCTTGTATGCAGGCCGCATTCAACAAAGCGTGCATTTGCTGGATAGTGGCCTGAATTGCTGTTGTTTTAGTATCGTCGAGCAACGTCGTATTAATGGATAAGTCTACAAAGGCATCTGTAAAAACATCCAATGTGGTTATAAGTCCCTCAAATAGCTTCGGGTGAAGGATTTTTTGATCCGGCACATCCAACAGTGCTACGCGCAGGGTCAACAAATGTCCGGCGAGGTTGCCGCTGTCCACGGATGAAATATAGCGAGGTTTTAATGGTTGCAGTGAACGAGTGTCGTACCAGTTGTAGAAATGACCTTTGTGTCGCTCCAACTGATCTAATGTATCAAAGCAATTCGCGGTGCGTTGCAGCAGCGTGCCTGCGGGAATAAAACCAAAATCGCAGGCGGATACATTGGCTAACAAGGATAAGCCGATGTTGGTGGGCGATGTGCGATGTGCAATCACCGGATTTGGGTATTCCTGAAAGTTGTCCGGTATCAGCCAGTTGTCATCGATACAGGAAAAGTGTTCGAAGTAAGCCCAGGATTTGCGGGCAAGTCGGTTTAAAAATCTGGTCTGATCTGAATTAAGTGTTGGTTCACGATCGGGTTTTGGCAAGCTCAACCACCAGGCAATGCCGGGGGAGGCAAACCAGAGCATCAGCAAGATTATAATGAGCGGGTTTGGCTGTATGAATGCTAGACAAATCGCAGCGACACTCGCAATGACTGGCGCTACCCACATGGTGCAATAGACGCCTAGCAGGCCAGTTCCGCAGCGGCTGCGTTGACCATTAAAAGTCGTGAACCATTCCAGCAGGCCGTGATGGGTGAAGAGCATGCGCCCAGCGCTGCGCAGAATCGCCGCAAGATTGAATACGGCTTCGTGGGGCAGACAAACTATACGGAATCCGGCTTGGAGGAAACCATGCCTAGTACTGCGCAGCACCGCGCGAATATGGTGCCGCAGTAACATTTCCCGAGGTTTGTGCCAGATCGCTACCAAACCGGTTAGTAAAGGCGGTAGTAGTAAAACCGACAATACAGCGAAGGTCCACAGAATGGGATTGGGTGCTTCCCCCCAACCTATTAGTAATAGAAGCAATAGCGCCATGGGTTCCAGGCTGCGACGCAAATTGTCAAAAATTTTCCAGCGTGACAGGATCGATAGCGGGTTTCTTTCGCTGCGATTCAGGATTGTTGGCGCCCGCGGCAACATCCAATGGGCAATCTGCCAATCACCACGAATCCATCGTTCGCGTCTGCGCATGTCAGTGTCATAGCGAGTCGGGTGTTCCTCGTAAAGATGCACGTCACTCAGTAGTCCTGATCGAGCAAAGCATCCTTCCAATAAATCATGACTGAGGATGCGGTTCTCCGGCAGACGATTCTTTAGTACCTGCTCGAACACATCGACATCATAGATGCCCTTGCCGATAAACGAACCTTCACCAAACAGATCTTGATACACATCCGATACAGAACGTGTGTAAGGATCAATACCTGGCTCTTCACCGTAAAGTTGCGCATAACGTGAAGGGGTTTGCCTCGACAAGTTGGCAGCCATGCGGGGTTGCAAAATGCCGTAACCACCACAGACACGTTGTTTTTTTTCATCATAACGAGGCTGGTTGAGCGGGTGTGACATGGTGGCGGCAAACTGCCGTGCTGAGTCGCGTGGCAATAGCGTATCGGTATCCAGAGTAATGACGTATTTCACTTGTGAGAGAACCGTAATATTGCCAACAATGAGTTCGAAACGATCCAAGTTTTCGCCGCGCAAAAGCGCATTCAGATCTCCCAGCTTGCCGCGTTTGCGTTCGTAACCCATCCATATTTTTTCCTGAGCATTCCAGGAGCGAGGGCGATGTAATAGGTAGAAACAATCACCGTCACGCTGAGGCAATTGCGTCGGATATTTTGCGTTGAGATGCTCAATGCCTAAACGTGCCTGTCGCAGTAAATGCTCATCATTAATTTGCGTTTGTTTCGGGGCATCGTGGAAATCAGTTAGCAGCCCGAAATGCAGATACTCGTCGCGATTACCCAAAAACCGCACTTCCATAGCCTCTAACAGATCTTCGATGTCTTGTGTGCTACTTAACAAAGTGGGAACCACCACTAATGTTCGTATTGAAGGAGGCAGTCCTTTTGAATAATCCATGCGCGGCAAGCGCTGTGGTTCTACCAGCAATGTAGCGATCCAATTAACGAGTGCCAATGCCAGTTGACTGCCTGCCAGTACTGCCAGGCAGCCTAAAAACAAGCTAGGCCAGTGACTGATATCGGTAGGCTGGGCCAGTCTCAGCAGTATTGCGGCGAACAGGGAAGTGAGGAGCAGAATAGAACCAAGATACAAAACCAGTGGTGAGCGAGAAGTGATAGCGCGCAATCGTGCAGATAAGGATCGCCGTGCCATCACAGCGGTTTCCAGCTGCAGCAGCCCATGATCAATTAGATAAAAACCGACGTGAGTAGCGGGGTTGCGGCGGGTGCCATCATTAGGGTTGGTCGCTTGTAGAGCTAGTTGGATAGCAATGCGTGCGATATCAATTTCAGAATGTTTGCTGCGTTTAGCTAGCCTGTCGATCACCCGACGATAATGATCCCGAGTTGCGAAATCCATTGCACCGTAAACACCGTCGATGTCTTGCTGCAATATTTTTTCAACACCACTGTTTGCTTCGACAAAATCGCGCCAATCCATCGCGGTCAGCCAACGCAGACTGCCAATGGTGTTGCTGATGGATATTTGATCTGCCGCTTGATGCTGGTTTTCGGCTTGCACCAGCTGATTGATAGTGAGACTGGATTCTGCCAGCCGCTTTTCGATCCAGCTGAGAGGCAGAGCCAAAGCAGGACCATGACCTTGCAACTGCCGTGTCAGTTCAGCTACAAATGCGCTGGTCATCGGCGGTTCGGAACGTGCCATGTCAGCAACTACCAGAATCAGGCTTTTAGGGTCACGTTCCGCGATTTCCAGCATCTGATTTGACCACTCCTGCGCTAGATTGCGATGCTGGCGAGAGGTGGTGATGAGGGCGCTCACGCGGCGCAGATTTTCAATCAGGGTCAGTCGCAGCATGATGGGAATGGCCCACAACTCCCCCAGCGTGAGAGGCGTAATAGTTTGATATGCCGCTACGAAAGATCCCAGAGTTTCAGCATCCACGCGGCCGTCACCATGGGAAATGGTATTAAGTGCAATGTCATAGACGCGCGGCAAATCATGAGATTTGCCCTGCGCCAGATGAGGCAGTTCCCGACTGTAACCTTTTGGCAAATGGAGGCGCGCCGTGCGAATCTGTTCTTCGATGAGATAAAAATTATCAAGCAACCATTCACCAGACGGCGCGATGCGATCCTTGGCTTTCACCGCAACTGTCAGCAGATTGCAGGTCGAGATCAGTACCTGTTCATTGGCATCCAGTCGTTTCAATAGAAGATCTTGTGTACTGGTCGGGCTCAGTACGTGAGTACTTGCCAGAACTTTGGCATGCTGGGCCATTTGGTCAGCATTAAATAGTTCTTCCCGTAACGGTCTCTCATTCTCCAGTGTAGATGACTGGAACCACGTAGCGGTGTTACGCAAAAAGTGGGAGAAAGGAATTTCGAAATTCATGTTATTCGCCTGAGATCTGAAACAGAGGAAATTTGCGAACCAACAATCACATCGAACATTTCGGCATCGATGCTGGCCTGGCGCAAACGCTGGTGATTTTTCTTAAGTGTTGCTAATAATTCTTCAATGTTGTTATCTATTCGCTGCATGGCGGCCAGTCTGCTTGCGTTTTCGCTCGATAATGATTCAGCGCTTGCACAAAACAGTGATACAAACAAATACTCACGAATGAGCACGCAAGATATTGCGTTTTATTACCGAGAAGTTCCGCTAAGTTTTGTATCGCCCATGATTTTTCAACGAGTTGTCTGCACCAGTGCTCATCGAGCGGTAACAGGCGTTGTGTGACAGGAAGGTAAACGAACCATATGTGTCAGAACGTGGATGGCTATCCGCGCATTATCTGTATGCAGCAAAGAAAAAATAGCAGGCAAATGAAAAGTGAAATGTTTATCTACAACACTGCCTCGCACTGAAACAACGGTACCAGGATTATGCGTGATGTTGTTGACGCTCATTCAATAATTCCTTGAGGCTTTTTGCAGGCGCCATTACTAATATGATGATAACTAGCTCGCCTGAGTATTAAGCATAACGCCAACCACCGAGCAGGTATGTTCGGTAAAAGACAGACCTATGCCAATCGCCACGTTTACTCTGATCAGCAAGCGTTGACAGTGACCATTAATGCGCATTGCCAAGATTATCGTTGAAAATATTCAGAGCGAGTGCAGTTAGCAATGTGAACCCATCACGGGAAATTGTTTTTTTACTAGACGTTGATAACACGCTGTTGGATAACGATTCTGTGGTGGCGGATCTCAATGGTTTTTTGTTGCGCGAATTTGGCCGAGAAACTCACGATCAATACTGGCGCGTTTTTGAAACATTGCGCAGCGAACTTGGCTACGCCGATTATTTGGGCGCACTGCAACGTTATCGACTCGAACACCTCGATGATTCGCGTTTGCTCATGATGTCTTCGTTTCTTTTCGATTATCCATTTGCAGATCGCTTATATCCCGGTGCGTTGGCCGTGATTAAATATTTGCACACATTCGGTCCTACCGTAATTCTGTCAGATGGCGATGTGGTGTTTCAGCCGCGCAAAATTCAGCGTTCAGGATTATGGGATGCAGTTGACGGACGCGTACTGATTTACATTCATAAAGAGCAGATGCTCGATGCTGTCGCGCGGCGCTATCCCGCTAAGCGCTATGTGATGGTGGACGACAAGCTGCGCATTTTGACGGCGATGAAAACGTTTTGGCGCGATCGTCTAACAACAGTTTTCCCGCGGCAGGGTCATTACGCGCACGATCCCAAACAGACCCTCGCTTATCCATCTGCTGATTTGACGATTGAATGCATCGGTGATTTGGTGAATTACGATTTTTCCATCGGACTCAGCGCAATCGAAACAGGTTCTGTGGCATCGGAGACACTATGAATAATTCCACTCAGCAATTACACAAATTAGGTCAGAGTTTGTGGCTCGACAATATCACTCGTGAACTACTCACTAGCGGTACTCTGCAGCATTACGTTGATGACCTCGCAGTGACGGGGTTGACGTCGAATCCCACGATTTTTGATAAAGCAATTAAAAGCGGTAATTTTTACGACGAAGAAATTCAGCGTAAAGCAGCAGCGGGTGTATCCGGCGAAGAGTTGTTTTTTATATTGGCGTTAGAAGACTTAACCAAGGCCGCCGATTTGTTGCGGCCGATTCACGACGCGACCGATGGCGCAGATGGCTGGGTATCGCTCGAAGTATCGCCGCTGCTTGCCGATGATACGGCCGGTACTATCGCGGCGGCGGTGGATCTGCATAAACGTGCACAACGGCCGAATCTTTTTATAAAAATTCCGGGTACGCCTGCCGGCTTGTTGGCCATCGAAGAAACTATTTTTGCGGGCGTGGCGGTGAATGTAACGTTATTGTTTTCACGCGAACAATACATCGCTGCTGCTGAAGCGTATCTGCGCGGTATTGAACGACGCATCGCCGCCAGGCTCGATCCGAAAGTTGGCTCGGTGGCCTCATTATTTATCAGTCGCTGGGACGTTGCGGTGAACGACGCGGTTCCGCAGTTATTGCGCAATCGTCTCGGTATCGCCATCGCCAAGCGCACCTACAAAGCGTATTGCGATTTGCTGGATTCGCCGCGCTGGCGGAAATTAAGCG
Protein-coding regions in this window:
- a CDS encoding cyclic beta 1-2 glucan synthetase gives rise to the protein MNFEIPFSHFLRNTATWFQSSTLENERPLREELFNADQMAQHAKVLASTHVLSPTSTQDLLLKRLDANEQVLISTCNLLTVAVKAKDRIAPSGEWLLDNFYLIEEQIRTARLHLPKGYSRELPHLAQGKSHDLPRVYDIALNTISHGDGRVDAETLGSFVAAYQTITPLTLGELWAIPIMLRLTLIENLRRVSALITTSRQHRNLAQEWSNQMLEIAERDPKSLILVVADMARSEPPMTSAFVAELTRQLQGHGPALALPLSWIEKRLAESSLTINQLVQAENQHQAADQISISNTIGSLRWLTAMDWRDFVEANSGVEKILQQDIDGVYGAMDFATRDHYRRVIDRLAKRSKHSEIDIARIAIQLALQATNPNDGTRRNPATHVGFYLIDHGLLQLETAVMARRSLSARLRAITSRSPLVLYLGSILLLTSLFAAILLRLAQPTDISHWPSLFLGCLAVLAGSQLALALVNWIATLLVEPQRLPRMDYSKGLPPSIRTLVVVPTLLSSTQDIEDLLEAMEVRFLGNRDEYLHFGLLTDFHDAPKQTQINDEHLLRQARLGIEHLNAKYPTQLPQRDGDCFYLLHRPRSWNAQEKIWMGYERKRGKLGDLNALLRGENLDRFELIVGNITVLSQVKYVITLDTDTLLPRDSARQFAATMSHPLNQPRYDEKKQRVCGGYGILQPRMAANLSRQTPSRYAQLYGEEPGIDPYTRSVSDVYQDLFGEGSFIGKGIYDVDVFEQVLKNRLPENRILSHDLLEGCFARSGLLSDVHLYEEHPTRYDTDMRRRERWIRGDWQIAHWMLPRAPTILNRSERNPLSILSRWKIFDNLRRSLEPMALLLLLLIGWGEAPNPILWTFAVLSVLLLPPLLTGLVAIWHKPREMLLRHHIRAVLRSTRHGFLQAGFRIVCLPHEAVFNLAAILRSAGRMLFTHHGLLEWFTTFNGQRSRCGTGLLGVYCTMWVAPVIASVAAICLAFIQPNPLIIILLMLWFASPGIAWWLSLPKPDREPTLNSDQTRFLNRLARKSWAYFEHFSCIDDNWLIPDNFQEYPNPVIAHRTSPTNIGLSLLANVSACDFGFIPAGTLLQRTANCFDTLDQLERHKGHFYNWYDTRSLQPLKPRYISSVDSGNLAGHLLTLRVALLDVPDQKILHPKLFEGLITTLDVFTDAFVDLSINTTLLDDTKTTAIQATIQQMHALLNAACIQAPANLIKTVQLLTPLSRCANELFSQFQTEPHTDIINSDAYSWVEDLQQQCHAAIIEIRSLAPWLSLPVAPTSLIQFVNNTDIPTLRQLATRSVEQLAAIDTRLQTAMSTDENRWLIALRDLTITGAEYAKQRIILSERLAQRAFGFATMKYEFLYDRTQHLLAIGYNVDTNQRDTSFYDLLASEARLCSFIAIAQGQLPQENWFALSRLLTTAGSREPVLVSWSGSMFEYLMPMLVMPTYAGTLLYQTCRVAVARQIAYGQQRGVPWGVSESGYNTVDASLNYQYHAFGVPGLGLKRGLAEDLVIAPYASVLALMVAPEAACTNLQRLAASGLEGRYGMYEAIDYTPSRLIRGKTSAIVRSFMAHHQGMSLLALAFRLLGQPMQRRFESDPLLQSALLLLQERTPKISIFQPHIDEHAEGSAMFEEGKTSAHTPIGADTPTPEVQLLSNGRYHVMLTNAGGGYSRWKDLAVTRWREDSTCDNWGTFIYLRDIADGDIWSATHQPTLKRAQTYSVLFSEGRAEYCRRDHDIETYSDIVVSPEDDIELRRVRITNHSHRYRTLDFTTYAEVVMALPAADMTQPSFSNLFVQTEILPGGHAILCTRRPRSVEEKAPWMFHLLATHRNDNDNNGSIGVLSSTTDRLEFIGRGRTLVSPLAMTELGELSGSAGSVLDPIVAIRCPVTLEADQMVTLDIVTGMADSREACLALVAKYQDRHLANRGLGLALTHSGVTLRQINASEADANLYRRLASSILYANAGLRADTAVLMQNRRGQSSLWGYAISGDLPIVLLKIANSDHIEIARQLIQCHAYWRLKGLDVDLVIWNQDHMSYRQHLQDQIMGLIATGTEAHSIGRPGGIFVHYAEQISSEDRILLQAVARIIISDTRGTLSEQLNRRLLVKKSVAPLAITHNFPPATPATLENSGEELQLDNGLGGFSSDGREYIITTTLTNQTPLPWVNVLANDQFGSVVTESGLAYTWSENAHEFRLTPWSGGDCVGASGGEAFYLRDEDSGHFWSPSPMPCQGATPYVTRHGFGYSIFEHSEEGIQSELCVYVDLEAAVKFSVLKVRNNSGRMRHLSATGYVEWILGELRQKTAMHVVTEIDLSGALFARNAYNPEFGGRVAFFDVDDLARTLTGDRTEFIGRNGTLHHPDAMTRAQLSGRVGAALDPCGAIQVPFELADGQERKIIFRLGAGHDVESARVLAQQLRQPGSAHAALRKVQQFWSHTLGTVQINTPDASLNVLANGWLVYQTLACRLWARSGFYQSGGAFGFRDQLQDAMALLHTQPDLLRRQLLKCAARQYPQGDVQHWWHPPVGRGVRTRCSDDYLWLPLATCRYVLGTGDTDVLNEMIPFIEGRALEEAEESYYDLPTTSHESVSLYQHCVVSILHGLRFGEKGLPLMGSGDWNDGMSQVGIKGVGESVWLGFFLYQVLQRFADIAHLHADPVFAERCISEAEKLRENLAQHGWDGAWYLRAWFDDGTPLGSATNPECSIDSIAQSWSVLSGAGDNERSRQAMDSLDHHLVRRDDKLIKLLAPPFDSSAMNPGYIKGYVPGVRENGGQYTHAAIWAAMAFAEMGDNRRAWELMDLINPHNHSRSTQEVSTYKVEPYVVAADIYAIAPHMGRGGWTWYTGSAGWLYRLILESLLGLTREANQLRLIPRMPANWTTYSITYRFGSTQYQIVVTQISADTELSGTGLTLDGVALESAYIPLVDDQQIHHVELTLSQTSSA
- a CDS encoding HAD family hydrolase; its protein translation is MNPSREIVFLLDVDNTLLDNDSVVADLNGFLLREFGRETHDQYWRVFETLRSELGYADYLGALQRYRLEHLDDSRLLMMSSFLFDYPFADRLYPGALAVIKYLHTFGPTVILSDGDVVFQPRKIQRSGLWDAVDGRVLIYIHKEQMLDAVARRYPAKRYVMVDDKLRILTAMKTFWRDRLTTVFPRQGHYAHDPKQTLAYPSADLTIECIGDLVNYDFSIGLSAIETGSVASETL